The Salvia miltiorrhiza cultivar Shanhuang (shh) chromosome 1, IMPLAD_Smil_shh, whole genome shotgun sequence genome has a window encoding:
- the LOC131006107 gene encoding putative late blight resistance protein homolog R1C-3 isoform X3 encodes MTAYGALNSLRNTIDYILHSFHFSLVHGSRSIINFAYEELQPLQEILEKLDSTRTSKSRKKVNGLDGIIRELIWEFQHLLESLLSQQILSQADQVYDEMKERVCEFQGERIRFSIDLQFLQHHVGSLMERLKDLEEEYIYEVDNMPEDEDEDDDEQSIVSSRSETKSKMIGLSDQVQQLKVDIMEGYGRISNGSTIVVGAAGIGKTALAEAVFEDPEILSHIEHRAWVRVGRKSQFDEVSRGILAQMFGITQGDGELGAYLEERLQGEKCLIVLDDVWETQILDSLFSSMKNIDNGSIHILVTTRDMHSIDPTFSFRLCNIAFVCFLNEEESKELLCEKVFGEKDCPFQLDKAATKIAKICEGLPLTIVTVADILSKSQNTDPKYWDDVAEMRNSVFTDVYNEISKVLFPSYEYLPQYLKMPFLFMAVFPPDYDIPHSKITNMLATEGWFHRE; translated from the exons ATGACGGCTTATGGTGCATTGAATTCTTTGAGAAATACAATTGATTATATTCTCCATTCTTTTCATTTTAGCCTTGTTCACGGCTCTCGAAGCATCATAAACTTTGCCTACGAGGAGTTGCAGCCGTTGCAAGAAATTCTTGAAAAATTGGACAGCACGAGGACAAGCAAAAGCAGGAAGAAGGTGAATGGTTTGGATGGAATAATCAGAGAGTTGATTTGGGAATTCCAACACTTGCTGGAATCCCTTCTCTCGCAACAGATTCTTTCGCAAGCAGACCAAGTATATGAtgaaatgaaagagagagtatgTGAATTCCAAGGTGAGAGAATAAGATTCTCCATTGATCTGCAATTCCTACAACATCATGTTGGTTCCTTGATGGAGAGGCTCAAGGATTTGGAGGAGGAATACATTTATGAAGTAGACAATATgcctgaagatgaagatgaagacgaCGACGAACAATCTATTGTTTCCTCAAGAAGTGAGACCAAGTCAAAGATGATTGGATTATCGGATCAAGTCCAACAACTCAAAGTGGATATTATGGAAGGTTATGGGAGGATTTCCAACGGTAGCACCATAGTTGTTGGAGCTGCAGGCATTGGGAAGACTGCTCTTGCTGAGGCAGTTTTTGAAGATCCTGAAATCTTGAGCCATATTGAGCATCGTGCGTGGGTTAGAGTAGGCAGAAAATCTCAATTCGATGAAGTCTCACGAGGCATTCTAGCTCAAATGTTTGGAATCACACAAGGAGATGGCGAATTAGGTGCCTACTTGGAAGAAAGATTGCAGGGGGAAAAATGCCTGATTGTGCTCGACGATGTGTGGGAGACACAGATATTGGATTCATTGTTCAGTTCCATGAAGAACATTGACAATGGATCAATTCATATCTTGGTTACTACTCGAGATATGCACTCAATTGATCCAACATTTAGTTTTAGACTCTGTAATATCGCGTTCGTGTGCTTTTTGAATGAAGAAGAAAGTAAGGAGCTGCTATGTGAGAAGGTGTTTGGTGAAAAGGATTGCCCTTTTCAACTTGACAAAGCTGCTACCAAAATTGCCAAGATTTGCGAAGGTCTTCCTCTCACGATAGTCACAGTGGCTGACATCCTATCAAAATCCCAGAATACGGACCCCAAATACTGGGACGATGTAGCAGAAATGCGAAATTCAGTCTTCACTGATGTATATAATGAGATATCAAAGGTACTTTTCCCAAGTTATGAATACTTACCTCAATATCTTAAGATGCCTTTTCTGTTTATGGCAGTCTTCCCTCCAGATTATGACATCCCTCATTCCAAGATCACTAATATGTTGGCTACTGAGGGCTGGTTTCATAGAG AGTAG
- the LOC131006107 gene encoding putative late blight resistance protein homolog R1A-4 isoform X5, which produces MTAYGALNSLRNTIDYILHSFHFSLVHGSRSIINFAYEELQPLQEILEKLDSTRTSKSRKKVNGLDGIIRELIWEFQHLLESLLSQQILSQADQVYDEMKERVCEFQGERIRFSIDLQFLQHHVGSLMERLKDLEEEYIYEVDNMPEDEDEDDDEQSIVSSRSETKSKMIGLSDQVQQLKVDIMEGYGRISNGSTIVVGAAGIGKTALAEAVFEDPEILSHIEHRAWVRVGRKSQFDEVSRGILAQMFGITQGDGELGAYLEERLQGEKCLIVLDDVWETQILDSLFSSMKNIDNGSIHILVTTRDMHSIDPTFSFRLCNIAFVCFLNEEESKELLCEKVFGEKDCPFQLDKAATKIAKICEGLPLTIVTVADILSKSQNTDPKYWDDVAEMRNSVFTDVYNEISKESCFIQPKKHFYFPLECSFSRV; this is translated from the exons ATGACGGCTTATGGTGCATTGAATTCTTTGAGAAATACAATTGATTATATTCTCCATTCTTTTCATTTTAGCCTTGTTCACGGCTCTCGAAGCATCATAAACTTTGCCTACGAGGAGTTGCAGCCGTTGCAAGAAATTCTTGAAAAATTGGACAGCACGAGGACAAGCAAAAGCAGGAAGAAGGTGAATGGTTTGGATGGAATAATCAGAGAGTTGATTTGGGAATTCCAACACTTGCTGGAATCCCTTCTCTCGCAACAGATTCTTTCGCAAGCAGACCAAGTATATGAtgaaatgaaagagagagtatgTGAATTCCAAGGTGAGAGAATAAGATTCTCCATTGATCTGCAATTCCTACAACATCATGTTGGTTCCTTGATGGAGAGGCTCAAGGATTTGGAGGAGGAATACATTTATGAAGTAGACAATATgcctgaagatgaagatgaagacgaCGACGAACAATCTATTGTTTCCTCAAGAAGTGAGACCAAGTCAAAGATGATTGGATTATCGGATCAAGTCCAACAACTCAAAGTGGATATTATGGAAGGTTATGGGAGGATTTCCAACGGTAGCACCATAGTTGTTGGAGCTGCAGGCATTGGGAAGACTGCTCTTGCTGAGGCAGTTTTTGAAGATCCTGAAATCTTGAGCCATATTGAGCATCGTGCGTGGGTTAGAGTAGGCAGAAAATCTCAATTCGATGAAGTCTCACGAGGCATTCTAGCTCAAATGTTTGGAATCACACAAGGAGATGGCGAATTAGGTGCCTACTTGGAAGAAAGATTGCAGGGGGAAAAATGCCTGATTGTGCTCGACGATGTGTGGGAGACACAGATATTGGATTCATTGTTCAGTTCCATGAAGAACATTGACAATGGATCAATTCATATCTTGGTTACTACTCGAGATATGCACTCAATTGATCCAACATTTAGTTTTAGACTCTGTAATATCGCGTTCGTGTGCTTTTTGAATGAAGAAGAAAGTAAGGAGCTGCTATGTGAGAAGGTGTTTGGTGAAAAGGATTGCCCTTTTCAACTTGACAAAGCTGCTACCAAAATTGCCAAGATTTGCGAAGGTCTTCCTCTCACGATAGTCACAGTGGCTGACATCCTATCAAAATCCCAGAATACGGACCCCAAATACTGGGACGATGTAGCAGAAATGCGAAATTCAGTCTTCACTGATGTATATAATGAGATATCAAAG GAATCTTGCTTTATTCAACCGAAGAAGCATTTTTACTTTCCCTTGGAGTGTTCCTTTTCGCGAGTTTAA
- the LOC131006107 gene encoding putative late blight resistance protein homolog R1C-3 isoform X4, producing MTAYGALNSLRNTIDYILHSFHFSLVHGSRSIINFAYEELQPLQEILEKLDSTRTSKSRKKVNGLDGIIRELIWEFQHLLESLLSQQILSQADQVYDEMKERVCEFQGERIRFSIDLQFLQHHVGSLMERLKDLEEEYIYEVDNMPEDEDEDDDEQSIVSSRSETKSKMIGLSDQVQQLKVDIMEGYGRISNGSTIVVGAAGIGKTALAEAVFEDPEILSHIEHRAWVRVGRKSQFDEVSRGILAQMFGITQGDGELGAYLEERLQGEKCLIVLDDVWETQILDSLFSSMKNIDNGSIHILVTTRDMHSIDPTFSFRLCNIAFVCFLNEEESKELLCEKVFGEKDCPFQLDKAATKIAKICEGLPLTIVTVADILSKSQNTDPKYWDDVAEMRNSVFTDVYNEISKSSLQIMTSLIPRSLICWLLRAGFIESRGSEEKVLSYLKETC from the exons ATGACGGCTTATGGTGCATTGAATTCTTTGAGAAATACAATTGATTATATTCTCCATTCTTTTCATTTTAGCCTTGTTCACGGCTCTCGAAGCATCATAAACTTTGCCTACGAGGAGTTGCAGCCGTTGCAAGAAATTCTTGAAAAATTGGACAGCACGAGGACAAGCAAAAGCAGGAAGAAGGTGAATGGTTTGGATGGAATAATCAGAGAGTTGATTTGGGAATTCCAACACTTGCTGGAATCCCTTCTCTCGCAACAGATTCTTTCGCAAGCAGACCAAGTATATGAtgaaatgaaagagagagtatgTGAATTCCAAGGTGAGAGAATAAGATTCTCCATTGATCTGCAATTCCTACAACATCATGTTGGTTCCTTGATGGAGAGGCTCAAGGATTTGGAGGAGGAATACATTTATGAAGTAGACAATATgcctgaagatgaagatgaagacgaCGACGAACAATCTATTGTTTCCTCAAGAAGTGAGACCAAGTCAAAGATGATTGGATTATCGGATCAAGTCCAACAACTCAAAGTGGATATTATGGAAGGTTATGGGAGGATTTCCAACGGTAGCACCATAGTTGTTGGAGCTGCAGGCATTGGGAAGACTGCTCTTGCTGAGGCAGTTTTTGAAGATCCTGAAATCTTGAGCCATATTGAGCATCGTGCGTGGGTTAGAGTAGGCAGAAAATCTCAATTCGATGAAGTCTCACGAGGCATTCTAGCTCAAATGTTTGGAATCACACAAGGAGATGGCGAATTAGGTGCCTACTTGGAAGAAAGATTGCAGGGGGAAAAATGCCTGATTGTGCTCGACGATGTGTGGGAGACACAGATATTGGATTCATTGTTCAGTTCCATGAAGAACATTGACAATGGATCAATTCATATCTTGGTTACTACTCGAGATATGCACTCAATTGATCCAACATTTAGTTTTAGACTCTGTAATATCGCGTTCGTGTGCTTTTTGAATGAAGAAGAAAGTAAGGAGCTGCTATGTGAGAAGGTGTTTGGTGAAAAGGATTGCCCTTTTCAACTTGACAAAGCTGCTACCAAAATTGCCAAGATTTGCGAAGGTCTTCCTCTCACGATAGTCACAGTGGCTGACATCCTATCAAAATCCCAGAATACGGACCCCAAATACTGGGACGATGTAGCAGAAATGCGAAATTCAGTCTTCACTGATGTATATAATGAGATATCAAAG TCTTCCCTCCAGATTATGACATCCCTCATTCCAAGATCACTAATATGTTGGCTACTGAGGGCTGGTTTCATAGAG AGTAGAGGCTCAGAAGAAAAAGTTTTATCATATCTTAAAGAAACTTGTTGA
- the LOC131006107 gene encoding putative late blight resistance protein homolog R1A-10 isoform X1, producing the protein MTAYGALNSLRNTIDYILHSFHFSLVHGSRSIINFAYEELQPLQEILEKLDSTRTSKSRKKVNGLDGIIRELIWEFQHLLESLLSQQILSQADQVYDEMKERVCEFQGERIRFSIDLQFLQHHVGSLMERLKDLEEEYIYEVDNMPEDEDEDDDEQSIVSSRSETKSKMIGLSDQVQQLKVDIMEGYGRISNGSTIVVGAAGIGKTALAEAVFEDPEILSHIEHRAWVRVGRKSQFDEVSRGILAQMFGITQGDGELGAYLEERLQGEKCLIVLDDVWETQILDSLFSSMKNIDNGSIHILVTTRDMHSIDPTFSFRLCNIAFVCFLNEEESKELLCEKVFGEKDCPFQLDKAATKIAKICEGLPLTIVTVADILSKSQNTDPKYWDDVAEMRNSVFTDVYNEISKVLFPSYEYLPQYLKMPFLFMAVFPPDYDIPHSKITNMLATEGWFHRGSVWECLNELCSYRNLALFNRRSIFTFPWSVPFREFKTCRLHSSWRYVCRVEAQKKKFYHILKKLVEGLEDGVKGQHCLCLENNLLFSIKEFRQSVRLKCATSTHSLLFFGAYHQYPIPIGDDFKLLGKLDALNLRLYTFPSEILTLVLFSFLFFFLILTLVLLKYLALTCNGELPTTISKLFNLQVLIIHPHNNIRICRVPSYVPIQIWDMKELKHIEILGKSLVAPCRPASLEKLSTLVGVNANICTILEFSRKVPWITKLGVQIELTPYDDHNDLLSCFGCVSTHESLKILKCSIINPVFKYDYAFSSSFLLPPWLKKLHLSGMGFSWEFMDVIGSLPFLKVLKLRAYAFRGPKWEVREGSFVKLKFLLIEDSDLVQWKPTFGSFPKLTFLSMKHCYKLEEIHWLPHLRTATIELVNCNPVALTCAEQLQPGTNNFINVTVTSSFDEKPITISFIRYGPEFDSD; encoded by the exons ATGACGGCTTATGGTGCATTGAATTCTTTGAGAAATACAATTGATTATATTCTCCATTCTTTTCATTTTAGCCTTGTTCACGGCTCTCGAAGCATCATAAACTTTGCCTACGAGGAGTTGCAGCCGTTGCAAGAAATTCTTGAAAAATTGGACAGCACGAGGACAAGCAAAAGCAGGAAGAAGGTGAATGGTTTGGATGGAATAATCAGAGAGTTGATTTGGGAATTCCAACACTTGCTGGAATCCCTTCTCTCGCAACAGATTCTTTCGCAAGCAGACCAAGTATATGAtgaaatgaaagagagagtatgTGAATTCCAAGGTGAGAGAATAAGATTCTCCATTGATCTGCAATTCCTACAACATCATGTTGGTTCCTTGATGGAGAGGCTCAAGGATTTGGAGGAGGAATACATTTATGAAGTAGACAATATgcctgaagatgaagatgaagacgaCGACGAACAATCTATTGTTTCCTCAAGAAGTGAGACCAAGTCAAAGATGATTGGATTATCGGATCAAGTCCAACAACTCAAAGTGGATATTATGGAAGGTTATGGGAGGATTTCCAACGGTAGCACCATAGTTGTTGGAGCTGCAGGCATTGGGAAGACTGCTCTTGCTGAGGCAGTTTTTGAAGATCCTGAAATCTTGAGCCATATTGAGCATCGTGCGTGGGTTAGAGTAGGCAGAAAATCTCAATTCGATGAAGTCTCACGAGGCATTCTAGCTCAAATGTTTGGAATCACACAAGGAGATGGCGAATTAGGTGCCTACTTGGAAGAAAGATTGCAGGGGGAAAAATGCCTGATTGTGCTCGACGATGTGTGGGAGACACAGATATTGGATTCATTGTTCAGTTCCATGAAGAACATTGACAATGGATCAATTCATATCTTGGTTACTACTCGAGATATGCACTCAATTGATCCAACATTTAGTTTTAGACTCTGTAATATCGCGTTCGTGTGCTTTTTGAATGAAGAAGAAAGTAAGGAGCTGCTATGTGAGAAGGTGTTTGGTGAAAAGGATTGCCCTTTTCAACTTGACAAAGCTGCTACCAAAATTGCCAAGATTTGCGAAGGTCTTCCTCTCACGATAGTCACAGTGGCTGACATCCTATCAAAATCCCAGAATACGGACCCCAAATACTGGGACGATGTAGCAGAAATGCGAAATTCAGTCTTCACTGATGTATATAATGAGATATCAAAGGTACTTTTCCCAAGTTATGAATACTTACCTCAATATCTTAAGATGCCTTTTCTGTTTATGGCAGTCTTCCCTCCAGATTATGACATCCCTCATTCCAAGATCACTAATATGTTGGCTACTGAGGGCTGGTTTCATAGAGGTTCTGTCTGGGAATGTTTGAACGAACTTTGTTCTTACAGGAATCTTGCTTTATTCAACCGAAGAAGCATTTTTACTTTCCCTTGGAGTGTTCCTTTTCGCGAGTTTAAAACTTGCCGGCTTCATTCTTCATGGCGTTATGTGTGCAGAGTAGAGGCTCAGAAGAAAAAGTTTTATCATATCTTAAAGAAACTTGTTGAAGGCTTAGAAGATGGTGTAAAAGGTCAGCATTGTTTGTGTCTTGAAAATAACCTTTTATTTAGCATCAAAGAGTTTAGGCAGTCTGTGAGATTGAAATGTGCAACCTCTACacattctcttcttttttttggtgCATACCACCAATATCCAATCCCAATAGGTGATGATTTCAAGTTGCTTGGGAAACTAGATGCTCTTAATCTACGTTTGTACACTTTCCCATCAGAAATTCTTACACtagttcttttttcttttctttttttttttttaattcttacaCTAGTTCTACTAAAGTACCTTGCTCTAACTTGCAATGGAGAACTCCCTACAACCATATCCAAACTTTTCAACCTTCAAGTGTTGATTATCCATCCTCATAACAACATTAGGATTTGTAGAGTTCCATCATATGTACCAATACAAATTTGGGATATGAAAGAGTTAAAGCATATTGAGATATTGGGGAAGAGCCTTGTAGCTCCATGTCGTCCTGCTTCTTTAGAAAAGCTCTCAACACTTGTAGGTGTGAATGCCAACATTTGTACTATCTTGGAATTCTCTCGAAAAGTTCCTTGGATTACAAAATTAGGAGTTCAGATCGAGCTAACGCCTTATGACGACCATAATGACCTTTTAAGTTGCTTTGGCTGTGTTTCAACACATGAAAGTTTGAAGATACTGAAATGTAGTATCATAAATCCTGTGTTTAAGTACGATTATGCTTTTTCTAGTTCATTCTTGTTGCCACCTTGGTTGAAAAAGTTACATTTGAGTGGCATGGGTTTTTCTTGGGAATTCATGGATGTGATTGGCTCTTTGCCATTTCTTAAAGTGCTCAAATTGCGAGCCTATGCCTTTCGGGGTCCAAAGTGGGAAGTGCGAGAGGGAAGCTTTGTGAAACTTAAGTTTCTTCTAATTGAAGACAGTGATTTGGTGCAATGGAAACCAACATTCGGAAGCTTCCCTAAACTTACCTTCCTAAGTATGAAACATTGCTACAAACTAGAAGAGATCCACTGGCTGCCTCATTTAAGGACCGCAACGATTGAATTAGTGAACTGCAATCCTGTAGCCTTGACTTGTGCCGAGCAATTACAACCGGGTACAAACAATTTCATCAATGTCACTGTCACTTCTTCTTTTGACGAGAAACCCATTACCATCAGTTTTATAAG GTATGGGCCTGAGTTTGATTCTGACTAA
- the LOC131006107 gene encoding putative late blight resistance protein homolog R1B-12 isoform X2 — translation MYIMRYQRNLALFNRRSIFTFPWSVPFREFKTCRLHSSWRYVCRVEAQKKKFYHILKKLVEGLEDGVKGQHCLCLENNLLFSIKEFRQSVRLKCATSTHSLLFFGAYHQYPIPIGDDFKLLGKLDALNLRLYTFPSEILTLVLFSFLFFFLILTLVLLKYLALTCNGELPTTISKLFNLQVLIIHPHNNIRICRVPSYVPIQIWDMKELKHIEILGKSLVAPCRPASLEKLSTLVGVNANICTILEFSRKVPWITKLGVQIELTPYDDHNDLLSCFGCVSTHESLKILKCSIINPVFKYDYAFSSSFLLPPWLKKLHLSGMGFSWEFMDVIGSLPFLKVLKLRAYAFRGPKWEVREGSFVKLKFLLIEDSDLVQWKPTFGSFPKLTFLSMKHCYKLEEIHWLPHLRTATIELVNCNPVALTCAEQLQPGTNNFINVTVTSSFDEKPITISFIRYGPEFDSD, via the exons ATGTATATAATGAGATATCAAAG GAATCTTGCTTTATTCAACCGAAGAAGCATTTTTACTTTCCCTTGGAGTGTTCCTTTTCGCGAGTTTAAAACTTGCCGGCTTCATTCTTCATGGCGTTATGTGTGCAGAGTAGAGGCTCAGAAGAAAAAGTTTTATCATATCTTAAAGAAACTTGTTGAAGGCTTAGAAGATGGTGTAAAAGGTCAGCATTGTTTGTGTCTTGAAAATAACCTTTTATTTAGCATCAAAGAGTTTAGGCAGTCTGTGAGATTGAAATGTGCAACCTCTACacattctcttcttttttttggtgCATACCACCAATATCCAATCCCAATAGGTGATGATTTCAAGTTGCTTGGGAAACTAGATGCTCTTAATCTACGTTTGTACACTTTCCCATCAGAAATTCTTACACtagttcttttttcttttctttttttttttttaattcttacaCTAGTTCTACTAAAGTACCTTGCTCTAACTTGCAATGGAGAACTCCCTACAACCATATCCAAACTTTTCAACCTTCAAGTGTTGATTATCCATCCTCATAACAACATTAGGATTTGTAGAGTTCCATCATATGTACCAATACAAATTTGGGATATGAAAGAGTTAAAGCATATTGAGATATTGGGGAAGAGCCTTGTAGCTCCATGTCGTCCTGCTTCTTTAGAAAAGCTCTCAACACTTGTAGGTGTGAATGCCAACATTTGTACTATCTTGGAATTCTCTCGAAAAGTTCCTTGGATTACAAAATTAGGAGTTCAGATCGAGCTAACGCCTTATGACGACCATAATGACCTTTTAAGTTGCTTTGGCTGTGTTTCAACACATGAAAGTTTGAAGATACTGAAATGTAGTATCATAAATCCTGTGTTTAAGTACGATTATGCTTTTTCTAGTTCATTCTTGTTGCCACCTTGGTTGAAAAAGTTACATTTGAGTGGCATGGGTTTTTCTTGGGAATTCATGGATGTGATTGGCTCTTTGCCATTTCTTAAAGTGCTCAAATTGCGAGCCTATGCCTTTCGGGGTCCAAAGTGGGAAGTGCGAGAGGGAAGCTTTGTGAAACTTAAGTTTCTTCTAATTGAAGACAGTGATTTGGTGCAATGGAAACCAACATTCGGAAGCTTCCCTAAACTTACCTTCCTAAGTATGAAACATTGCTACAAACTAGAAGAGATCCACTGGCTGCCTCATTTAAGGACCGCAACGATTGAATTAGTGAACTGCAATCCTGTAGCCTTGACTTGTGCCGAGCAATTACAACCGGGTACAAACAATTTCATCAATGTCACTGTCACTTCTTCTTTTGACGAGAAACCCATTACCATCAGTTTTATAAG GTATGGGCCTGAGTTTGATTCTGACTAA